A window of Bufo gargarizans isolate SCDJY-AF-19 chromosome 9, ASM1485885v1, whole genome shotgun sequence contains these coding sequences:
- the SLITRK4 gene encoding SLIT and NTRK-like protein 4, whose product MICPSSLRSYCHCLKMFLWLFLFLSTPISSTNPDSELTQEICNICSCLSVENVLYVNCEKVAVYRPNQLKPPQSNFYHLNFQNNLLIILYPNTFLNFTHAVSLQLGNNKLQNIEGGAFQGLSALKQLHLNNNELKILRADTFLGIENLEYLQADYNLIKYIERGAFNKLHKLKVLILNDNLISALPDNIFRFASLTHLDIRGNRIQKMPYIGVLEHIGRVVELQLEDNPWNCTCDLLPLKAWLENMPYNIYIGEAICETPSDLYGRLLKETNKQELCSMGTGSDFDVRILPPSMETTFTTPGGHTAQTSLNRLVTKSPKTTNPSKNSGIVSGKSVPNHTISQIVSFQTRVPPLSPCPSPCVCKTHPSDLGLSVNCQERNVYSLAELVPKPINAKKLHVNGNYIKQVEQTDFAEFEGLDLLHLGSNQLTMIQGNVFCNLTNLRRLYLNGNQIERLSPEIFTGLHNLQYLYLEYNVIREILGGTFESMPNLQLLYLNNNLLRSLPAYIFSGVPLARLNIRNNHFMYLPVSGVLDQLKSLTQIDLEGNPWDCTCDLVALKLWLEKLSEGIVMKEVKCETPVQFANIELRSLKNEILCPKLINKPPTQYTSPIPAIIFTTPLGPMKSPPGGPVPLSILILSILVVLILTVFVAFCLLVFVLRRNKKPTVKHEGIGNQECSSMQLQLRKHDQKALKMDGISAETFFPQTIEQMSKSHTCGIKDTEMGFPFSDHQGQKVVLRNMADKDKDSLHGDSKKRLSTIDELDEFFPGRDSNLFIQNFLESKKEYNSIGVSGFEIHYPEKLQDKKCKKSLIGGNHSKIVVEQRKSEYFELKAKLQGTPDYLQVLEEQTALSKM is encoded by the coding sequence ATGATTTGCCCCAGCAGCCTGAGATCTTATTGTCACTGCCTGAAGATGTTTCTGTGGCTTTTCCTGTTCCTCTCTACCCCAATCTCCTCCACCAACCCGGACTCAGAACTCACCCAGGAGATCTGCAATATCTGCTCTTGTCTATCAGTCGAAAATGTACTATATGTCAACTGCGAAAAAGTGGCAGTTTACAGACCAAACCAGCTGAAGCCCCCACAGTCCAATTTCTATCATTTGAATTTTCAGAATAATCTTTTGATCATTCTGTACCCAAATACTTTCCTGAATTTTACTCATGCTGTGTCCCTGCAACTGGGCAATAACAAACTGCAGAATATTGAGGGAGGAGCTTTCCAGGGACTTAGTGCATTAAAACAGTTGCACTTGAACAACAATGAATTAAAGATCCTGAGGGCTGACACTTTCCTGGGCATAGAGAACTTGGAGTATCTCCAGGCTGACTACAATTTAATCAAGTATATTGAGCGGGGAGCCTTCAATAAACTGCACAAGCTGAAAGTCCTTATTTTAAATGACAATCTGATTTCTGCCCTCCCTGATAATATATTTAGGTTTGCTTCCTTGACTCATTTGGACATTAGAGGGAATAGAATACAGAAGATGCCCTACATAGGTGTCTTGGAGCACATCGGGAGGGTTGTGGAGCTTCAACTAGAAGATAACCCTTGGAATTGTACGTGTGATTTACTGCCTCTTAAAGCTTGGCTGGAAAACATGCCATATAATATCTACATTGGAGAGGCTATCTGTGAGACACCTAGTGATCTGTATGGAAGATTATTAAAAGAGACTAATAAACAAGAGTTATGCTCTATGGGCACTGGTAGTGACTTTGACGTACGGATATTGCCTCCATCCATGGAGACAACATTCACCACTCCTGGGGGACATACCGCTCAAACATCACTAAATCGTCTGGTCACCAAGtccccaaaaacaaccaatccaTCCAAAAACTCTGGCATTGTATCTGGCAAATCTGTACCCAACCACACCATTAGCCAGATTGTATCATTTCAGACCAGGGTGCCTCCCCTGTCACCTTGTCCATCTCCGTGTGTTTGTAAAACCCATCCTTCTGACTTGGGATTAAGTGTTAACTGTCAGGAAAGGAATGTATATTCATTAGCTGAGCTGGTACCTAAACCCATAAATGCAAAGAAACTTCACGTCAATGGGAATTATATCAAGCAAGTAGAACAAACAGACTTTGCAGAGTTTGAAGGTCTGGATTTGCTTCATTTAGGAAGCAATCAATTAACAATGATTCAAGGAAATGTCTTTTGTAATCTTACTAACCTAAGGAGGCTTTATCTCAATGGAAACCAAATAGAACGCCTCAGCCCTGAAATATTTACTGGTTTGCACAATCTGCAGTACCTTTACCTGGAATACAATGTGATAAGAGAAATATTGGGGGGGACCTTTGAATCGATGCCAAATCTTCAGTTGCTATATTTAAATAATAACCTTCTGAGAAGCCTGCCAGCCTATATTTTCTCCGGAGTTCCCCTGGCAAGGCTTAATATACGAAATAATCATTTCATGTACTTGCCTGTAAGTGGCGTTCTTGACCAGCTCAAATCTCTCACACAGATAGATCTGGAAGGAAACCCATGGGACTGCACTTGTGATTTAGTTGCGTTGAAACTCTGGCTGGAGAAACTCAGTGAAGGTATTGTCATGAAAGAGGTCAAATGTGAGACACCTGTCCAATTTGCAAACATTGAGCTGAGATcactgaaaaatgaaattttgtgcCCCAAACTAATAAATAAGCCACCCACACAGTACACAAGCCCAATCCCTGCCATCATTTTTACCACTCCTTTGGGTCCCATGAAAAGCCCCCCAGGAGGTCCTGTCCCTTTATCTATTTTAATACTTAGTATTTTGGTAGTGCTTATTTTAACTGTTTTTGTTGCGTTTTGCCTTCTCGTTTTTGTTTTGAGACGTAATAAAAAACCCACAGTAAAGCATGAAGGCATTGGGAATCAGGAGTGCAGTTCTATGCAACTCCAGCTGAGAAAGCATGACCAGAAAGCCCTTAAGATGGATGGTATATCTGCAGAAACCTTTTTTCCACAGACTATTGAACAAATGAGTAAGAGCCACACTTGTGGTATAAAGGATACTGAAATGGGATTTCCATTTTCTGATCACCAAGGGCAAAAAGTGGTCCTCAGGAACATGGCTGACAAAGACAAAGACTCATTGCATGGGGATTCTAAAAAAAGACTTAGCACAATTGATGAACTGGATGAATTCTTTCCAGGAAGAGACTCCAATTTATTTATCCAGAATTTTTTAGAAAGTAAAAAAGAATATAATAGCATAGGAGTCAGTGGCTTCGAAATACACTATCCCGAAAAGCTACAAGATAAAAAATGCAAGAAATCTTTGATAGGTGGAAACCACAGTAAAATTGTAGTAGAGCAGAGAAAGAGTGAATATTTTGAACTCAAAGCCAAACTTCAAGGCACACCTGATTACTTACAAGTGCTTGAAGAACAAACAGCGTTGAGCAAAATGTAG